The Sphingomonas carotinifaciens genomic sequence GCTGACCAGCGGCACCTTTTGCAGATAGCCGCCGGCATCGCCCGCCGGCTTCAGCCCGGCCGCATAGAATTGCGATGCGACATATTGCGCCGCGATGTCATATTCGGGGCTTCCCGCCTCGCGCCCCTTCATCGCGTCGGAGGCCAGGAACATGACATGCGCGCGCATGGCCGCCTGGTCGGCCGGCAGTTCGGGGATGGCGGGCGTGGTTTGGGCGGACACGGCGGCGGACAGGGCAAGCAGCGAAACGAGCGCGACACGACGGAACATGCAGGGTCCTTCGGAACAGACTGTTGCACGCACCTAAAGCACATCGCACCCGATCGAAACAGCACTCAAAGCGGCTTTCCCGCCTGCGCGCGGGCCAGTTCCACCGGATCATGCGTGCACGTCACCGTCACCACGTCCGCCTGCTCGATCGACAACGCGCGCAGCCGCGCCTGATTGTCCATCCGGCTGCGCGCATCCACCTCCATCAGCCGCTGATAGGCGCGCAGACCCGGCGTGCACCGCCGCCGCGCGCTCCGCATCTCCCCGCGATAGAAATAGGCATCCCCTGCGTGCAGCAGCCAGCGGCCACCCGGCTGCGCCACCGCCACCCCGGCATGTCCCCAGGTATGTCCGGGCAGCGGCACCATCAGTATCTCGGGCGGCAGGCCCTTCAGGTCGCGCACCGCCTCGAAGCCGAACCAGCCGTCTCCCTGCGGACCGTATAGCTGCCAGTCGCGCACGCCGTCGATCTGGCTCGGCCGCCACCGCGCCTGCGCCACCACGCCCGCACGCGGGCCCGTCGCGTCGCTATATTCGCGCGCCATCACATGCACCGCGGCATTCGGAAAATCCTCCAGCCCGCCGGCATGGTCGAAATCCAGGTGCGTCACCACGATGTGCCGCACATCCTGCGCCCGGTATCCCAGCGCCTCGACCTGCCGGATCGCCGTTTCCCGCTCGCGCAGCCGGATGTTCAGCATCGCCCGCCACGTCCGCGTGATCCGCGGCGAGGGCGAGGCATGCGGCCGCGCCACGTCGCGCAAACCATAGCCGGTATCGACCAGCACCAGCCCATGCGCATCCGTCTCGATCAACAGACAATGGCAAACCAGATGCCCGAGCACGCCGTGGCTGCACCCGTCGAACAACGCGCCGCCCACCGGGCAATCGGTGCCGCAGTTCAGATGATGGATCCGCATCCGCTACTCCTTCCGCCCGCCAACGTGCAGCGCCCGGGGAGGGTCCGGCAAAACCACTCGACACCAACCTGAATCATGATGATTTTCATAACCTTACCCTCTCCCCTCCAGGGAGAGGGAGGGGCCCGCCGCAAAGCGGTGGGAGGGTGAGGGGTCGCCAAGCAGCGCAGCACTGCTGGTCAACCCCTCACCCTTCCCACTGCCTGACGGCAGCGGGCCCCTTCCAGCATCAGGTCGCCCATGCCCCCGGCATGGGCTGAACAGCGCGGGGCGCTGTTCACCTGATGCTCCCCGAAGGGGCGAGGGAACACACGCCGCTGTCCTACAAACCCCGAATCCGCTACCATCCACGCCATGCGCACCCGGCCCCAGACCCGGCCTTTCCCCCCAGCGCCCGATTGCAAAAACGGTAAGTGGACACAGGAGGGGGGTGTAGTGTCCACTTCCAGCCGCCCCGCCCGGCCATGTCGCCGAAAATGCCCCGAATCACCCCACTGACGCCGCCGCCGCTTGCCCCTATATTGCGGCCCATGGACATGCAGCACAGCGCCGCCACCCCGTCGGTCATCCACCGCGCGGATTACCGCCCGCCCGCCTGGCGCGTGCCCGAACTGGCGCTGGATTTCGATCTCGACCCGGCCGCCACACGCGTCCGCGCCACGCTGTCGGTGGAACGCGGCGGCGCGCACGGCGAACCGCTGCGTCTGGATGGCGAGGGGCTGACCCCGCTGGCGGTCCGTGTCGACGGCGTCGCGGTCAACGACTGGTGGATGGAGGGCGAGCGGCTCGTCGTGCCGCTTGCCGGCGACGCGCACCGCGTCGAGACGGAGGTGGAGATCGCGCCCGATCGCAACACCCAGTTGATGGGCCTCTACGCGTCCGGCGGCAATCTGTGCACCCAGTGCGAGGCGGAGGGGTTTCGCCGCATCACCTTCTTTCCCGATCGCCCCGACGTCCTCACCGTCTACCGGGTGCGGATGACCGCGGACGCCCGGCGCTTTCCCGTCCTGCTGTCGAACGGCGATCCCGTTGGCCAAGGCGAGCTGCCGGACGGCCGCCACTGGGCCGAATGGCACGATCCCTTTCCCAAGCCGTCCTATCTGTTCGCGCTGGTCGCGGGCGATCTGGCGGTCAATCGCGGCACCTTCACCACCCGTTCGGGGCGCGTGGTGCAACTCGGCATCTGGGTTCGCGCCGCCGACCTGCCCAAGACCGATCATGCGCTCCACGCGCTCAAACTGTCGATGGCGTGGGACGAGCGCGTCTATGGCCGCGAATATGATCTCGACGTGTTCAACATCGTCGCGGTCGACGATTTCAACTTCGGCGCGATGGAGAACAAGGGGCTGAACATCTTCAACAGCCGCTACATCCTCGCCGATCCCGATACCGCGACCGATTACGACTATGACGCGATCGCCGCCGTCGTCGCGCAC encodes the following:
- a CDS encoding MBL fold metallo-hydrolase, translated to MRIHHLNCGTDCPVGGALFDGCSHGVLGHLVCHCLLIETDAHGLVLVDTGYGLRDVARPHASPSPRITRTWRAMLNIRLRERETAIRQVEALGYRAQDVRHIVVTHLDFDHAGGLEDFPNAAVHVMAREYSDATGPRAGVVAQARWRPSQIDGVRDWQLYGPQGDGWFGFEAVRDLKGLPPEILMVPLPGHTWGHAGVAVAQPGGRWLLHAGDAYFYRGEMRSARRRCTPGLRAYQRLMEVDARSRMDNQARLRALSIEQADVVTVTCTHDPVELARAQAGKPL